From Methanoculleus oceani, a single genomic window includes:
- a CDS encoding SPFH domain-containing protein, with product MLLTGQIPWTGLITVFLIIVIIIIFARGVVIVQPYEQGLQIRLGQYIGRMNPGFRWVVPLITVVKKLDLRTEVMDVPRQEVITKDNSPTNVDAIVYVRVIDPEKAYFEVMNYRSATVALAQTSLRGIIGDMELDEVLYNRDVINARLRDILDRETDAWGVKVERVEIKEVDPVGAVKQAMTEQTAAERERRAAILRADGEKRAAILRAEGSRQSIILEAEGERQSKILRAEGERLSRILQAQGEAQGLRILSVGARPLDRRAITVLSLDALKQMAEGQATKIIFPFELSSVVKQAAEYLGATAEAPDVPEGTELPSEDILGEIPGRDVVRTAEEAVKSIETDINVEMQKKSRDLIGKGEEEGL from the coding sequence ATGCTTTTAACCGGACAGATTCCGTGGACCGGGTTGATCACGGTCTTTCTCATCATTGTCATCATCATCATCTTCGCCCGCGGCGTGGTGATCGTGCAGCCGTACGAGCAGGGGCTCCAGATACGTCTCGGGCAGTACATCGGGAGGATGAACCCCGGATTCAGGTGGGTGGTCCCGCTGATCACGGTGGTCAAGAAACTCGACCTCCGGACCGAGGTGATGGACGTCCCGCGGCAGGAGGTGATCACGAAGGACAACTCACCGACGAACGTGGACGCGATCGTTTATGTCCGGGTGATCGACCCCGAGAAGGCCTACTTTGAGGTGATGAACTACCGGTCGGCGACGGTGGCGCTGGCGCAGACGAGCCTGCGCGGGATCATCGGCGACATGGAGCTCGACGAGGTCCTCTACAACCGGGACGTCATCAACGCTCGCCTCCGGGATATCCTGGACCGCGAGACCGATGCCTGGGGCGTGAAGGTCGAGCGGGTAGAGATCAAGGAGGTCGACCCGGTGGGTGCGGTCAAGCAGGCGATGACCGAGCAGACCGCGGCCGAGCGTGAGCGGCGTGCCGCGATCCTCCGGGCGGACGGTGAGAAGCGTGCGGCGATCCTGCGGGCCGAGGGGAGCCGGCAGAGCATCATCCTGGAGGCCGAGGGCGAGCGGCAGAGCAAGATTCTGCGGGCCGAAGGCGAACGGTTATCGAGGATCCTGCAGGCACAGGGCGAGGCGCAGGGGCTGCGCATCCTCTCGGTCGGTGCCCGGCCGCTGGATCGGCGGGCGATCACGGTCCTCTCGCTCGACGCCTTGAAGCAGATGGCCGAAGGCCAGGCGACGAAGATCATATTCCCGTTCGAACTCTCGAGCGTCGTCAAGCAGGCCGCGGAGTACCTCGGCGCCACGGCCGAGGCTCCGGATGTCCCCGAAGGCACGGAGCTGCCTTCCGAGGATATACTCGGGGAGATTCCGGGCCGGGATGTGGTCCGGACCGCGGAGGAGGCGGTAAAGAGCATCGAGACCGATATCAACGTGGAGATGCAGAAGAAGTCGCGGGACCTGATCGGGAAGGGAGAGGAGGAGGGGCTGTAA
- a CDS encoding ABC transporter permease, with protein MIFLDLAVRNLKRHKVRSFLATVGIIIGVIAIASLGIMGSSLSVLFGGLVSDVSDTVLVTPHLAASSGDPFDPRNTLAARISERNLGLIEKAAGQHRVIPMILASDRLQVRDAGGYVTMYALPAEDIPFLLQQEAGIYPQGRSSGVMVGSLLADELDLHPGSRIEVGGESVRVVGIAAERGLGIDINPDYALIVTEDWYTERRGEQDYSRVVVKVSDLSEIEGVKAAIDQQINRRKEVVDVLDSREILEIYYETSDAINIFLLGIGAVSLLVASVSILNVMIISVTERTGEIGLMRSIGARRREVLFMFLYESLFLGIAGSLVGGLVSIAVGYYVSASVAEFFTGFAVSGGVGIPISVVIGYVAFAMAFGTATSILAGFYPAWKAARLNPIEALRYE; from the coding sequence ATGATCTTTCTCGATCTCGCGGTGCGCAACCTCAAGCGGCACAAAGTCCGCTCGTTCCTCGCAACGGTCGGCATCATCATCGGTGTGATAGCCATCGCCTCTCTCGGCATCATGGGGAGCAGCCTCTCGGTGCTCTTCGGGGGGCTGGTCTCAGATGTCAGCGACACCGTGCTCGTCACCCCGCACCTCGCTGCATCGAGCGGCGACCCGTTCGACCCCAGAAACACCCTTGCCGCGCGCATCTCCGAGAGGAACCTGGGGTTGATAGAGAAGGCCGCCGGGCAGCACCGCGTCATCCCCATGATTCTCGCGTCGGATCGGCTGCAGGTGCGGGATGCGGGGGGCTACGTGACGATGTATGCCCTGCCTGCAGAAGATATCCCCTTCCTGCTGCAGCAGGAAGCCGGGATCTACCCCCAGGGAAGGTCGTCGGGGGTGATGGTGGGCTCGCTCCTTGCCGATGAACTCGACCTCCACCCGGGGAGCCGCATCGAGGTCGGGGGCGAGAGCGTCCGGGTCGTGGGGATCGCGGCGGAACGCGGCCTGGGCATCGATATCAACCCCGACTATGCCCTCATCGTCACGGAAGACTGGTACACGGAGCGGCGCGGGGAACAGGACTACAGCCGGGTCGTCGTGAAGGTCAGCGATCTCTCGGAGATCGAGGGGGTGAAGGCCGCCATCGACCAGCAGATCAACCGCAGAAAGGAGGTCGTGGACGTTTTAGACTCGCGCGAGATCCTGGAGATCTACTACGAGACCTCCGACGCCATCAACATCTTCCTTCTCGGCATAGGCGCGGTATCGCTTCTCGTCGCCAGCGTGAGCATCTTGAACGTCATGATCATATCGGTCACGGAGCGAACGGGGGAGATCGGGCTGATGCGGAGTATCGGGGCGCGAAGGAGGGAGGTGCTCTTCATGTTCCTCTACGAGAGCCTGTTCCTCGGGATCGCGGGAAGCCTCGTCGGCGGCCTCGTCAGCATAGCGGTCGGCTACTACGTCAGCGCCTCGGTAGCGGAGTTCTTCACCGGCTTCGCCGTGTCGGGAGGGGTCGGTATCCCCATCTCCGTGGTGATCGGCTACGTCGCCTTTGCGATGGCGTTCGGGACGGCAACCAGCATTCTCGCCGGGTTCTACCCCGCGTGGAAAGCGGCGCGCCTGAACCCCATCGAGGCACTTCGCTACGAGTGA
- a CDS encoding MarC family protein, translating to MDLMTQVAGFIGLILVAIASITAVMNPASTTAVYTALTEGMSRSERQQVITTALRISFTVLAFFALTGQLIFSVFNITVPAFRIAGGILLVTVATGMLGSRGESYRAADLENIAVVPLAFPLSCGPGTITTVILLASDPGSPSALVAVFIGIIAALGLSYVGMLYGPWIFAFIGEGGLRVVPKLMAIIVLAIAVQFIISGIAEAMPQLFANVDFGG from the coding sequence ATGGATCTGATGACGCAGGTCGCCGGGTTTATCGGGCTCATCCTGGTTGCGATCGCGTCGATCACCGCGGTGATGAACCCGGCCTCCACGACTGCGGTTTACACGGCGCTCACCGAGGGGATGAGCCGGAGCGAGCGTCAACAGGTCATCACAACGGCACTCCGGATATCCTTCACCGTCCTCGCGTTCTTCGCCCTCACCGGGCAGTTGATCTTCTCGGTCTTCAACATCACCGTCCCGGCGTTCCGGATCGCCGGGGGTATCCTGCTCGTCACCGTGGCGACCGGGATGCTCGGTTCGCGCGGCGAGTCCTACCGGGCCGCGGACCTGGAGAATATCGCCGTCGTCCCGCTGGCCTTCCCGCTCTCGTGCGGCCCGGGAACGATCACGACGGTGATCCTGCTCGCATCCGACCCCGGGAGCCCTTCGGCCCTGGTCGCCGTCTTCATCGGCATCATCGCGGCCCTCGGCCTCTCCTACGTCGGGATGCTCTACGGCCCGTGGATCTTTGCCTTCATCGGGGAGGGAGGACTGCGGGTCGTCCCGAAACTGATGGCGATCATCGTCCTTGCGATCGCCGTTCAGTTCATCATCAGCGGGATCGCGGAGGCGATGCCCCAGCTCTTTGCGAACGTCGACTTTGGCGGGTAG
- a CDS encoding DUF3303 domain-containing protein, whose protein sequence is MLFVLWYQFEPEHAHQVLELWKHFQYPSDVKIHNRYLLIGRHMSVAVFEAPDERSILKITAPFSSYGVAHVAPAMSLEEAIKTV, encoded by the coding sequence ATGCTGTTTGTCCTGTGGTACCAGTTCGAACCGGAGCACGCCCATCAGGTCCTGGAACTCTGGAAGCACTTCCAGTACCCCTCCGATGTGAAGATCCATAACCGCTACCTCCTCATCGGGAGGCACATGTCGGTTGCCGTCTTTGAAGCGCCGGACGAGCGCTCTATCTTAAAGATCACCGCGCCGTTCAGCTCGTACGGGGTTGCCCACGTCGCACCGGCAATGTCGCTCGAAGAGGCGATCAAGACAGTCTGA
- a CDS encoding NfeD family protein gives MLAEGIALGWVLIVLGAVLLLVEVYQPGFFIAVPATVLIILGILLLGVDILSSPTGLIVGVLAAIVAASVTVWLYGRLTPGRGPPTTLSRDSLIGLEGTVITPVDPETLAGKVRLGSMEWSARSASGEIPAGRRVIVVRSEGVHVIVKEVV, from the coding sequence ATGCTTGCAGAGGGGATCGCTCTCGGCTGGGTGCTGATCGTGCTCGGGGCGGTGCTGCTTCTGGTCGAGGTCTACCAGCCCGGGTTCTTCATCGCCGTTCCCGCGACGGTCCTGATCATCCTCGGGATCCTCCTCCTCGGCGTCGATATCCTCAGTTCCCCCACCGGCCTCATCGTCGGGGTTCTTGCGGCGATCGTTGCGGCGTCCGTCACTGTCTGGCTCTACGGCCGTCTCACGCCGGGGCGGGGGCCGCCGACGACGCTCTCCCGGGATTCGCTCATCGGCCTCGAGGGGACAGTGATCACCCCGGTCGATCCGGAGACCCTTGCGGGGAAGGTGCGGCTCGGGAGCATGGAATGGAGCGCCCGTTCCGCGTCGGGAGAGATCCCGGCCGGGAGAAGAGTTATTGTCGTACGCTCCGAGGGGGTGCACGTCATCGTGAAGGAGGTTGTGTAA
- a CDS encoding flagellin — MDPADGGLTVLDGAILGVVTVLLAALLLHAPAVPPAPPAGLVCSALEETGGCLVVSGDVYGYALAGGSVDGTDPSRMGSISCSVRLFVGDMGSVDMSRATVEIATRDRTERPGRTTETPVRPGNWTIVRMGHTVPFRQADDDSLLEPGEQFDLLVYPSRPLSPGEPFRLSIIPPGGVPLTVERVVPPRITPVMDLG; from the coding sequence ATGGATCCGGCGGACGGCGGTCTCACGGTGCTCGATGGGGCTATCCTCGGTGTCGTGACGGTCCTGCTCGCCGCACTTCTGCTCCACGCCCCGGCCGTTCCCCCCGCCCCTCCGGCAGGCCTCGTCTGCTCGGCCCTCGAGGAGACCGGGGGATGTCTGGTGGTCTCCGGCGACGTCTACGGCTACGCGCTCGCGGGCGGGAGCGTCGACGGCACCGACCCTTCACGGATGGGGTCGATCTCCTGCAGTGTCCGCCTCTTCGTCGGCGATATGGGGAGCGTCGATATGAGCCGGGCCACGGTCGAGATCGCCACCCGGGACCGGACCGAGCGCCCCGGGAGGACCACGGAGACGCCGGTAAGGCCCGGGAACTGGACGATCGTCCGGATGGGGCACACCGTCCCGTTCCGGCAGGCGGACGACGATTCCCTCCTCGAGCCCGGGGAGCAGTTCGACCTGCTCGTCTACCCCTCCCGGCCGCTTTCACCCGGCGAGCCGTTCCGGCTCAGCATCATCCCGCCCGGCGGCGTCCCGCTCACGGTCGAGCGGGTCGTGCCGCCCCGGATCACGCCGGTGATGGATCTCGGCTGA
- a CDS encoding COG1361 S-layer family protein has product MGTDRPGPVPALLILACLLVSPALGAPGDVTVTSVAVDPEVLMPGDEGFVTVAVQNTGPSTVPLGGARLYEDGVVPTGEPYPSVGNIGAGLSRTFTFAVRADAPDGTYYPRFSLDLRENGTLSHPVPVRVDGTPLSASVVEKPDAFVEGRTAAITVLVGNPRPNAASAVQVVPQGPGFSVTPSSAFIGALEPDTSGAVTFNLTPAAETNVTFQVVWRNGINTRTADLVLPVAFGEDRRQADPVITNVEVVMEGDVYRATGDVMNAGLEPARSVLITPGAPATPTDPFRVYVVGTLDPDDISTFEVTFTAGAGVTEVPLVVEYRDDDGNLYTAARPISLENRTGEEEGDGGIAVPAAVAVVLIVAAGLVIFWYIRRRRR; this is encoded by the coding sequence GTGGGAACCGATCGTCCCGGCCCAGTTCCGGCCCTGCTCATCCTGGCATGCCTCCTCGTCTCCCCGGCACTGGGAGCCCCGGGAGACGTGACGGTGACGTCCGTCGCGGTCGACCCGGAGGTCCTGATGCCGGGCGATGAGGGTTTCGTCACGGTCGCCGTGCAGAATACCGGCCCCTCGACCGTCCCGCTCGGCGGGGCCCGCCTCTACGAGGACGGTGTCGTCCCGACGGGCGAACCCTACCCTTCGGTCGGGAATATCGGGGCGGGCCTCAGCCGGACGTTCACCTTCGCCGTCCGGGCGGATGCTCCCGACGGGACCTACTACCCCCGTTTCTCCCTCGACCTCCGGGAGAACGGGACTCTCAGCCACCCGGTCCCGGTCCGGGTCGACGGCACCCCGCTCAGCGCGTCGGTGGTCGAAAAACCGGATGCCTTCGTCGAAGGCCGGACGGCCGCCATCACCGTTCTGGTCGGCAACCCCCGCCCGAACGCTGCCTCCGCCGTCCAGGTCGTCCCGCAGGGGCCGGGCTTCTCCGTCACCCCGTCGAGCGCCTTCATCGGCGCCCTCGAGCCGGACACGTCCGGGGCCGTCACCTTCAACCTGACCCCCGCCGCGGAGACGAACGTCACGTTCCAGGTAGTCTGGCGGAACGGCATCAACACCCGCACCGCCGACCTGGTGCTGCCGGTCGCGTTCGGCGAGGACAGGCGGCAGGCCGACCCCGTCATCACCAACGTCGAGGTCGTGATGGAAGGCGACGTATACCGGGCGACGGGCGACGTCATGAACGCGGGCCTCGAGCCCGCGCGGTCGGTGCTGATCACCCCCGGCGCGCCCGCGACCCCCACCGACCCGTTCCGGGTCTACGTCGTCGGGACCCTCGACCCCGACGACATCTCGACGTTCGAGGTGACGTTTACGGCCGGTGCCGGCGTGACCGAGGTCCCGCTCGTCGTCGAGTACCGGGACGACGACGGCAACCTCTACACCGCCGCACGGCCGATCTCGCTTGAGAACCGCACCGGAGAGGAGGAAGGGGATGGCGGGATAGCGGTCCCGGCCGCCGTCGCGGTGGTGCTGATCGTCGCCGCCGGCCTGGTGATCTTCTGGTACATCCGGAGACGGCGGCGATGA
- a CDS encoding ABC transporter substrate-binding protein: MRRVSSAFVLIILAAIVFACGCTGTQTSTTQEGAVQDIVVGALLPLSGDYAGGGEASRVALEVAARDINDYFTAIESDYRVGIIIEDTKADPAVALEKLQTLEKQGAGIVIGPGTSTELEAIRTYADEHGILIVSTMSTAPSLAIAGDNVYRFVPPDTYQADVVAYYLKEQGVTAIVPVWRGDIWGDELEKLTTAAFARGGGKVLDGVRYVPDEEDYAGMAADLDARVAQAIAAYGSEKIAVYLVSLDEAAAIMEAATATENLSKVRWYGCDGNVLLDALATGESARFAEQTKFTAPAFWNQDNVASNTAIIQKMREPLGRHPDGYSLATYDALWVVAMTRTQTDTRDAAMLKTAFERTASESGGPLFGPVKLNGAGDRSTAHYTFWTVEADGEACRWVPTIQYSFWSAGSPPELEWIGA; the protein is encoded by the coding sequence ATGAGAAGGGTCTCATCAGCATTCGTGCTTATCATCCTTGCAGCAATCGTCTTTGCCTGCGGGTGCACTGGAACACAGACTTCTACCACGCAAGAGGGGGCCGTGCAGGATATCGTCGTCGGCGCCCTCCTGCCGCTTTCCGGCGATTACGCCGGGGGTGGGGAGGCGAGCCGGGTCGCCCTCGAGGTGGCTGCCAGGGACATCAACGATTACTTCACCGCGATCGAGTCTGACTACCGGGTCGGAATAATCATCGAGGATACAAAGGCCGATCCTGCCGTCGCGCTGGAGAAACTCCAGACACTTGAAAAGCAGGGGGCGGGGATTGTTATCGGACCCGGCACCAGCACCGAACTTGAGGCGATCCGGACGTATGCCGATGAGCACGGGATCTTGATCGTCAGCACCATGAGCACGGCGCCGTCTCTTGCAATTGCTGGCGATAATGTCTACCGGTTTGTGCCGCCGGACACCTACCAGGCCGACGTCGTGGCATACTACCTCAAGGAGCAGGGAGTAACGGCGATCGTGCCGGTATGGCGCGGCGATATCTGGGGCGACGAACTGGAGAAACTGACGACGGCGGCGTTTGCGAGGGGCGGCGGGAAAGTCCTCGACGGAGTCCGGTATGTGCCGGACGAGGAGGACTATGCCGGTATGGCGGCGGACCTTGACGCCCGCGTGGCTCAGGCGATCGCGGCGTACGGGAGTGAGAAGATCGCTGTCTACCTGGTCAGCCTCGACGAGGCGGCGGCGATCATGGAGGCGGCTACAGCGACCGAGAACCTGTCGAAGGTCCGATGGTACGGGTGCGACGGCAACGTCCTCCTCGATGCGCTGGCGACAGGTGAGTCTGCCCGTTTTGCGGAGCAGACGAAGTTTACCGCCCCAGCGTTCTGGAATCAGGACAATGTTGCATCGAATACGGCCATCATCCAGAAGATGCGGGAGCCCCTCGGGCGGCATCCCGACGGTTACAGCCTCGCGACCTACGACGCGCTCTGGGTCGTCGCCATGACCCGGACGCAGACCGATACCAGGGACGCCGCCATGCTGAAGACTGCGTTTGAGAGAACTGCAAGTGAATCCGGCGGACCCCTGTTCGGGCCGGTGAAACTGAACGGTGCCGGCGACCGGTCGACGGCGCACTACACCTTCTGGACAGTGGAGGCCGACGGCGAAGCCTGCCGGTGGGTGCCGACCATCCAGTACAGTTTCTGGTCAGCAGGCTCCCCTCCGGAACTCGAGTGGATCGGCGCCTGA
- a CDS encoding ABC transporter permease — translation MFFSFAVRNLRRHWIRSALSIIGIVIGVIAIASLGIMGNSINLLVANIITDVGDTIVITPHTAIGGTFAGDPRTAVEAAIPAREVEEIRRAVNPHRTIPVLQGADEVEFGRGESGYTQIIGLASDDIPILLDLEGGQYPRQNQAGALVGTYLAAEYGVAPGSRLTIGNESIRVVGVLAERGFAADINPDYAIVVPDGWYESHFGTRDAYPLVIVRVGDVEQIDAVKEAIENRINRREEIVDVFDSRDMLRQYEEIYQQITAFLVGIGGISLIVAAVNILNVMYISVTERIREIGVMRSLGALRREVLRMFLYEAMILGLIGSVIGGIVSAASGYLISLAAVEVFTAGTTFGENFTVFDQSAVGFIVFGMAFGIGTSIAAGFYPAWIASQLAPVDAMRKK, via the coding sequence ATGTTCTTCTCGTTCGCGGTCAGGAATCTCCGGAGGCACTGGATACGCTCGGCGCTCTCGATCATCGGGATCGTCATCGGGGTGATCGCGATTGCATCCCTCGGCATCATGGGCAACAGCATCAACCTCCTCGTCGCGAACATCATCACCGACGTCGGCGACACCATCGTGATCACCCCGCACACCGCGATCGGCGGGACCTTCGCCGGAGACCCGCGGACAGCGGTCGAGGCCGCCATCCCCGCCCGCGAGGTCGAGGAGATCCGGCGGGCGGTAAACCCGCATCGCACGATCCCGGTGCTCCAGGGAGCGGACGAGGTGGAGTTCGGCCGCGGCGAGAGCGGGTATACCCAGATCATCGGGCTTGCATCGGACGATATCCCCATCCTGCTCGACCTTGAGGGGGGGCAGTATCCCCGGCAGAACCAGGCGGGCGCGCTCGTCGGGACCTACCTTGCCGCGGAGTACGGCGTAGCCCCGGGCTCGAGGCTCACGATCGGGAACGAGAGCATCCGGGTGGTCGGCGTGCTTGCAGAGCGCGGGTTTGCCGCCGACATCAACCCGGATTATGCGATCGTCGTCCCCGACGGCTGGTACGAGAGCCATTTCGGGACCAGAGACGCCTACCCGCTGGTCATCGTCCGGGTCGGCGATGTGGAGCAGATCGACGCGGTGAAAGAGGCGATCGAGAACCGGATCAACCGGCGCGAGGAGATCGTGGACGTATTCGACTCGCGCGACATGCTCCGGCAGTATGAGGAGATCTACCAGCAGATTACGGCGTTTCTCGTCGGGATCGGAGGGATATCCCTCATTGTCGCCGCCGTCAACATCTTAAACGTCATGTACATATCGGTGACCGAGCGTATCCGGGAGATCGGCGTCATGAGGAGCCTCGGGGCGCTGCGGCGGGAGGTCCTCCGGATGTTCCTCTACGAGGCGATGATCCTCGGGCTCATCGGAAGCGTCATCGGCGGCATCGTGAGCGCCGCCTCCGGCTACCTGATCAGCCTCGCCGCGGTCGAGGTCTTCACGGCCGGGACGACCTTCGGTGAGAACTTCACGGTCTTCGACCAGAGCGCGGTCGGGTTCATCGTCTTCGGGATGGCGTTCGGCATCGGAACCAGCATCGCCGCAGGGTTCTACCCGGCCTGGATTGCCTCGCAACTGGCCCCGGTCGATGCTATGCGGAAGAAATGA
- a CDS encoding ABC transporter ATP-binding protein: MNGEPILRFEDVTKVYPLPAGDVVALDHVSLTVDAGEFIAVMGPSGSGKSTLLNMMGCLDVPTTGKIYLSGQEISRMSDDELTRLRRDRIGFVFQQFNLIPLLSAVENVEFPIVLTTGREESRRRAIEVMRAMHLDDTLFSHRPGELSGGEQQRVAIARALVNDPDLLLCDEPTGNLDTKTGTAIMDLLAAENREGKTIVMVTHDPRVAGYARRTIRIVDGRLA; encoded by the coding sequence ATGAACGGCGAGCCCATTCTCAGGTTCGAGGATGTCACCAAGGTCTATCCCCTCCCGGCCGGCGACGTCGTGGCGCTCGACCATGTCTCCCTCACCGTTGACGCGGGCGAGTTCATCGCCGTGATGGGCCCCTCAGGCTCCGGGAAGTCGACGCTCTTAAACATGATGGGCTGTCTCGACGTCCCGACTACCGGGAAGATCTACCTCTCCGGACAGGAGATCTCCCGGATGAGCGATGACGAACTCACCCGGCTCCGGCGGGACCGCATCGGGTTCGTCTTCCAGCAGTTCAACCTTATCCCGCTCCTCTCGGCGGTCGAGAACGTCGAGTTCCCCATCGTCCTTACCACCGGCCGCGAAGAGAGCCGGCGGCGTGCAATCGAGGTCATGCGGGCGATGCACCTCGACGACACCCTCTTCTCCCACAGGCCTGGCGAGCTCTCGGGGGGCGAACAGCAGCGTGTCGCGATAGCCCGGGCGCTCGTGAACGACCCCGACCTCCTCCTCTGCGACGAGCCGACCGGCAACCTTGACACAAAGACCGGGACCGCGATCATGGACCTCCTCGCGGCGGAGAACCGGGAGGGCAAGACGATCGTCATGGTCACCCACGACCCGCGCGTCGCCGGGTATGCCCGCCGCACGATCCGGATCGTGGACGGGAGACTGGCGTGA
- a CDS encoding phosphatase PAP2 family protein: MADIQITLIQTLQAQAAWLEAPMRLFSFLGQPEFYLLVIPILYWCWDPRLGLRLALLMGISGGLNEALKVAFHLPRPYWVSPEVRALGSYPSFGLPSAHAQGAVALWGLLAFDARRRWFWAFAAVMAFLIGGSRVVLGVHFPTDVVAGWAVGVVVLLGFLALEEPVGRRVAALPLSRQVLVAFAGSLALALASFAALAALGDWQVPASWAAGALERSGEPIHPLFLRDAVTASGLFFGFAAGAAVEHRRGSMCAVGKGSVRLLRYIFGIAVTGAIWFGLGLLVPPDPLAATYLLQYLRAAVAGAWVSFGAPAVFARTNTLRGGE; encoded by the coding sequence ATGGCGGACATCCAGATCACACTCATCCAGACGCTCCAGGCCCAGGCGGCATGGCTCGAGGCCCCGATGCGGCTCTTCTCGTTCCTCGGGCAGCCGGAATTCTACCTGCTCGTCATCCCGATCCTCTACTGGTGCTGGGACCCCCGCCTCGGGCTCCGTCTCGCCCTCCTCATGGGGATATCGGGCGGGCTCAACGAGGCCCTCAAAGTCGCATTCCATCTCCCCCGCCCCTACTGGGTCAGCCCGGAGGTCAGGGCGCTCGGGAGCTACCCGTCGTTCGGGCTGCCGTCCGCGCATGCTCAAGGAGCGGTGGCGCTCTGGGGCCTGCTCGCCTTCGACGCCCGGCGCCGGTGGTTCTGGGCCTTCGCGGCCGTGATGGCATTCCTCATCGGTGGATCCCGGGTCGTTCTCGGGGTCCACTTCCCGACCGACGTCGTCGCGGGCTGGGCGGTCGGCGTCGTCGTCCTCCTCGGCTTCCTCGCCCTCGAGGAGCCGGTGGGCCGCCGGGTCGCCGCCCTCCCGCTCTCCCGGCAGGTGCTCGTCGCGTTCGCCGGTTCCCTCGCGCTGGCGCTGGCCTCGTTTGCCGCCCTCGCGGCACTCGGGGACTGGCAGGTTCCCGCGTCCTGGGCGGCGGGGGCGCTCGAGCGATCCGGGGAGCCCATCCACCCGCTCTTTCTCCGGGACGCCGTCACGGCATCGGGGCTCTTCTTCGGGTTCGCTGCAGGTGCGGCCGTAGAGCACCGCCGGGGAAGCATGTGCGCCGTCGGGAAGGGGTCCGTCCGCCTGCTCCGCTACATCTTCGGGATCGCCGTGACGGGGGCGATCTGGTTCGGGCTCGGACTCCTCGTCCCGCCTGACCCCCTTGCCGCCACCTACCTCCTCCAGTACCTCCGGGCCGCCGTTGCCGGTGCCTGGGTCTCGTTCGGCGCTCCGGCGGTCTTTGCCCGCACAAACACGCTCCGGGGCGGAGAGTAG